In Sulfuricurvum sp., the sequence TCGCATACCTTGGTCTCGCCTCCCTTGTTGGTATATTTGACAGGAATATCGTCATGAAGGTTTTTCCCTCCCATATTCAAGTGCTTCATCCACCCTGAAAAAATGCTCATGTCGAACTCCAAAGCTGCATCAACCCTCAATCCGGTGTCTACCATAAGCAATGCTATCACCTCATAGACGATATCAATCTCACGCAGTCGTGTTCTAAATGCTTCAAACTCCAGCTTGGATAGAGCGGGATAATAAAGCTTCCTGGGCGATGGGCGGACCATCAGATTCCATCTCTCAACCATCTTGAACCGTTCTCCATGACGGGTTCCGTTGACATGCTGTAAGAAAGCATCTGGTAACCAAGCCTTGACAATCTTAGTCCCCATCACCATGCGGGTATTTGCTTCCATCCAGCGCTGATGTTTAAAGAACTTCATCCATACCGAAAGCTTTTGATTCATGGTGTCGTTCTCGATCGGCTCATGGTCGTAGTAGTCATAGTCGGCGTTGTTACTCATATCCCAACATAGCATACGGTTTCGGATGATACGGATATCCTCTTCTTCGGCTTCTGACCACTTCAATCCCAATAAGTCAAGCTCACGGTAGAGTTCGATGATCTTGTATGCTCTACCAATATGGGTCATTTTCCCAGAGACGCTTCCGCTTTTTCCACCATTTCTCGCTTCATAGACTAGAAATGAGAAAGATGGAAGATCCAATTCATTGTCGATATAGATGATGGTTATCTTGCGTTTTTGCAAGCTTGGATGAAATATCTGCCGCGTCTCATACTGACGCTTTATAGGTGATCGTTCTTCAGCCATGTTCATACTTCCGTCTGAGCCTATACACTTCATCTGCATAAATACTCCGTTCTTCTTCTATCTGCTGAATGATCCGGTCTTTGTTTTCAAGCCTTGCTTGAAGCTCATGGACTTTCTCTTGAAGGAGAATAACGGCGGCCTCCGCACTGGCAAGCTTGGAATCAAAACTTTTTAGCTTCTCTTTGCTCCGGTTTCCAGCTTTTTCCGTATCGGCTTTGAACTCTTTGATAAAGGTATTGACCGCTTCTACGATAGGGGTGTAAACCGATCCTTTGGCTTTTGTATAGACGCTCTTTTCCCCGATATCGGTACCAAACTCTTTCATCCGTTCATCTTGATTGGCCAATTCGATGACCGCTTTCATACTGACAAGGTTTTTTCTCTTAGACTCATTTTTGAGGGTTTCAAAGGCATCCCATAAGCACTGTGCCTTTGTCTGCCGCTCATGTAAGCTGATATTAGCCATGTTGTTTCTCTTTTTGTTGTTTTTTCTGTTCAAACTCTTTGATGACATTTCCGTAGGTCTGCTCGAAGCTGTTGGCAATGTAGTATCGATTCCCTTTGATAAGTTCGAGTAGATCATCTGGATAGTGTTCTTCCATCTCGTTAGAGAGCCGTTTCATCTCCTCGACCTTCGGTTCGGTATAGAGCCTGCATCCACAGCTTGTCTGGCATTGTGCCGATACCACAGGGACATTGATGAAGTCGTCTGTAACGAGTCCAATATGACAGGGTGCTGGTGCAGGATCAGTAAGGTCACGCACGCAGAAATGTGTTGGATGCTCCACGATTGCCAGCATCCCACGTTCAAGCAAAAGCCTTTGGCTCTTTGCAAAGAACACTTTCCCCTCATTGGTCAGACTTCCCGCAAACTCAACCCCCTGCAGGAGCCGTTTGACAATAGGGCCTGATAAAGGCTTGTCGTTTTCCACGGCAGCGATGATCTTCTCAAGGGCTTGCGAGGACTGCTCTGCCTGAAGTTCGGCAACCGCTTCTCTGATCTGGACGTTTTCATCAAACATCACACCAAACGTTTCAAGGATCACTTGTTTGTAATGCCCCATATATTTCTTTGTCATTTCAGTTGATTTATGA encodes:
- a CDS encoding site-specific integrase gives rise to the protein MQMKCIGSDGSMNMAEERSPIKRQYETRQIFHPSLQKRKITIIYIDNELDLPSFSFLVYEARNGGKSGSVSGKMTHIGRAYKIIELYRELDLLGLKWSEAEEEDIRIIRNRMLCWDMSNNADYDYYDHEPIENDTMNQKLSVWMKFFKHQRWMEANTRMVMGTKIVKAWLPDAFLQHVNGTRHGERFKMVERWNLMVRPSPRKLYYPALSKLEFEAFRTRLREIDIVYEVIALLMVDTGLRVDAALEFDMSIFSGWMKHLNMGGKNLHDDIPVKYTNKGGETKVCEISLNTVHEIQKLYRASHYNKRLQHYQEDWNGDDEPLWLREDGKKIFYRDVQRAFKEASRAMHRIHNPITPHHLRHTCATWLVIKLSEENKIALGIIGAEPHPMIMGVLMNKLGHASPQSTLRYTMTAYKLQPRKESKHGNMMVLTPLAIQYNKSVQSLLLEKALEEFGYEFDEEKYDMIKFAIKQGFAVDY